The following are from one region of the Streptomyces decoyicus genome:
- a CDS encoding LemA family protein yields the protein MTTFIWIAAAIVLIGIYLSWTAGRLDRLHARIDAARAALDAQLLRRASVAQEVGTSGILDPAASIVLYQAAHEARQAEEDHREVAESELSQALRAIFDEEAQLEAVREAPGGEQTVTELTAAVRRVPMARRFHNDAVRAARAVRRHRVVRYLRLAGHAPFPLAFEMDDEPPAVLDDRSAGN from the coding sequence GTGACCACGTTCATCTGGATCGCCGCCGCGATCGTCCTCATCGGTATCTATCTGAGCTGGACGGCCGGCCGCCTCGACCGCCTGCACGCCCGCATCGACGCGGCCAGGGCGGCCCTCGACGCCCAGCTGCTCCGGCGGGCGTCCGTCGCGCAGGAGGTGGGCACCTCGGGGATCCTCGATCCGGCCGCCTCGATCGTCCTCTACCAGGCCGCGCACGAGGCCCGGCAGGCCGAGGAGGACCACCGGGAGGTCGCGGAGAGTGAGCTGAGCCAGGCCCTGCGGGCCATCTTCGACGAGGAGGCGCAGCTGGAGGCCGTACGGGAGGCGCCCGGCGGGGAGCAGACGGTCACCGAACTCACCGCCGCGGTGCGCCGCGTCCCGATGGCGCGCCGCTTCCACAACGACGCCGTACGGGCGGCCCGCGCGGTCCGCCGCCACCGGGTGGTGCGCTACCTCCGGCTCGCCGGCCATGCGCCCTTCCCGCTGGCCTTCGAGATGGACGACGAGCCGCCGGCCGTCCTGGACGACCGCTCGGCCGGGAACTGA
- a CDS encoding glycosyltransferase family 4 protein, protein MKIGIVCPYAWDVPGGVQFHIRDLADHLIRLGHEVSVLAPADDETPLPPYVVSAGRAVPVPYNGSVARLNFGFLSAARVRRWLQHGAFDVIHIHEPASPSLGLLACWAAQGPIVATFHTSNPRSRAMIAAYPILQPALEKISARIAVSEYARRTLVEHLGGDAVVIPNGVDVDFFASAEPKAEWQGKTIGFIGRIDEPRKGLPVLVKALPAILAEVPDARLLVAGRGDEEEAVAALPAEMRSRVEFLGMVSDEDKARLLRSVDVYVAPNTGGESFGIILVEAMSAGAPVLASDLDAFAQVLDQGEAGELFTNEDADALAAAAVRLLGDPARLAELRERGARHVRRFDWTTVGADILAVYETVTTGAASVAADERMGLRARRWLAKD, encoded by the coding sequence GTGAAGATCGGCATCGTCTGCCCGTACGCCTGGGACGTCCCCGGCGGCGTGCAGTTCCACATCCGGGACCTGGCCGACCACCTGATCCGCCTCGGCCACGAGGTATCGGTGCTGGCCCCCGCCGACGACGAGACCCCGCTCCCGCCGTACGTCGTCTCCGCAGGCCGAGCCGTTCCCGTCCCGTACAACGGCTCGGTCGCCCGCCTCAACTTCGGCTTCCTCTCCGCCGCCCGGGTACGCCGCTGGCTTCAGCACGGCGCCTTCGACGTCATCCACATCCACGAACCGGCCTCGCCCTCGCTCGGCCTGCTCGCCTGCTGGGCCGCCCAGGGCCCGATCGTGGCGACCTTCCACACCTCCAACCCGCGCTCGCGGGCGATGATCGCCGCGTACCCGATACTCCAGCCCGCCCTGGAGAAGATCAGCGCACGCATCGCGGTGAGCGAGTACGCCCGCCGCACGCTCGTCGAACACCTCGGCGGCGACGCGGTGGTGATCCCCAACGGCGTGGACGTCGACTTCTTCGCCTCCGCCGAGCCCAAGGCCGAGTGGCAGGGCAAAACGATCGGCTTCATCGGCCGTATCGACGAACCGCGCAAGGGCCTGCCGGTCCTGGTGAAGGCGCTGCCCGCGATCCTCGCCGAGGTACCGGACGCCCGGCTGCTCGTCGCCGGACGGGGTGACGAGGAGGAGGCGGTCGCGGCGCTGCCTGCCGAGATGCGCTCCCGGGTCGAATTCCTCGGCATGGTCAGCGACGAGGACAAGGCCCGGCTGCTGCGCAGCGTCGATGTCTATGTCGCGCCCAACACGGGCGGCGAGTCCTTCGGCATCATCCTCGTCGAGGCGATGTCGGCCGGGGCGCCCGTACTGGCCAGCGACCTCGACGCCTTCGCCCAGGTCCTCGACCAGGGCGAGGCGGGCGAACTGTTCACCAACGAGGACGCCGATGCGCTTGCCGCTGCGGCGGTACGACTCCTCGGCGACCCGGCGCGCCTCGCCGAGCTGCGTGAGCGCGGCGCCCGCCATGTGCGTCGCTTCGACTGGACCACCGTCGGCGCCGACATCCTCGCCGTCTACGAGACGGTCACCACGGGCGCAGCCTCCGTGGCCGCCGACGAACGAATGGGCCTACGGGCGCGGCGGTGGCTGGCGAAGGATTGA
- a CDS encoding phosphatidylinositol mannoside acyltransferase, with amino-acid sequence MSPRETRRPRFDTDKLADALYALGWSTVKKLPEGVAVRLGRRIADTAWKRRGKGVLRLEANLARVVPDAAPQRLAELSRAGMRSYMRYWMESFRLPAWSKDRIRTGFMPEDVYHLEDGLKSDRGVVLALPHMGNYDLAGAWVTTKLGVPFTTVAQRLKPESLYDRFVAYREGLGMEVLPHTGGSAFGTLARRLRAGGLVCLVADRDLSASGIEVKFFGEATKMPAGPAVLALQTGAMLLPVTLWYDDTPVMRGRVHPEIEVPETGTRAEKAAHMTQALADAFASGIADHPEDWHMLQRLWLADLEPREESGAPGGPEAPGTETA; translated from the coding sequence ATGAGTCCACGCGAGACCCGCCGTCCGCGGTTCGACACCGACAAACTGGCGGACGCGCTCTACGCGCTGGGCTGGAGCACCGTCAAGAAACTGCCCGAGGGCGTGGCCGTACGGCTCGGCCGCCGGATCGCCGACACGGCCTGGAAGCGCCGGGGCAAGGGCGTCCTGCGCCTGGAGGCGAACCTCGCCCGCGTCGTCCCGGACGCCGCACCGCAGCGGCTCGCCGAGCTCTCCCGGGCCGGAATGCGCTCGTACATGCGCTACTGGATGGAGTCCTTCCGGCTGCCGGCCTGGAGCAAGGACCGGATAAGGACCGGCTTCATGCCGGAGGACGTGTACCACCTGGAGGACGGCCTCAAGAGCGACCGCGGCGTCGTCCTCGCCCTGCCGCACATGGGCAACTACGACCTCGCCGGTGCCTGGGTCACCACCAAACTCGGTGTCCCCTTCACCACCGTCGCCCAGCGCCTCAAGCCGGAATCCCTCTACGACCGCTTCGTCGCCTACCGCGAGGGCCTGGGCATGGAGGTGCTGCCGCACACCGGCGGCTCGGCCTTCGGCACGCTCGCCCGCCGGTTGCGGGCCGGTGGCCTGGTCTGCCTGGTCGCCGACCGTGACCTGTCCGCCTCCGGGATAGAGGTCAAGTTCTTCGGCGAGGCGACGAAGATGCCGGCCGGGCCCGCGGTGCTCGCCCTCCAGACCGGTGCGATGCTGCTGCCCGTCACCCTCTGGTACGACGACACCCCCGTGATGCGCGGCCGCGTCCACCCGGAGATCGAGGTACCGGAGACCGGCACCCGCGCCGAGAAGGCCGCCCATATGACCCAGGCGCTCGCCGACGCCTTCGCCTCCGGCATCGCCGACCACCCCGAGGACTGGCACATGCTTCAGCGGCTCTGGCTCGCCGACCTGGAGCCGCGCGAGGAGTCCGGCGCACCGGGCGGCCCCGAGGCGCCCGGAACGGAGACCGCGTGA
- the pgsA gene encoding phosphatidylinositol phosphate synthase, whose product MLNKYARAFFTRVLTPFAALLIRIGVSPDAVTLVGTGGVVAGALVFYPLGEFFWGTVVITLFVFSDLVDGNMARQLGRSSRWGAFLDSTLDRVADSAIFGGLALWYAGRGDSLMLCAMAIFCLASGQVVSYTKARGEAIGLPVDVNGLVERAERLVITLVACGLSGLHVFGVPGVEILLPIALWVVGIGSAVTLGQRVVTVRRESAEADAMAQGGNSA is encoded by the coding sequence ATGCTGAACAAGTACGCGCGTGCTTTCTTCACGCGTGTTCTCACGCCGTTCGCCGCCCTGCTCATCCGTATCGGCGTCAGCCCGGACGCGGTCACCCTCGTCGGGACCGGAGGCGTGGTCGCCGGTGCCCTGGTCTTCTACCCGCTGGGCGAATTCTTCTGGGGCACGGTCGTCATCACCCTGTTCGTCTTCTCCGACCTGGTCGACGGCAACATGGCACGGCAGCTGGGCCGCTCCAGCCGCTGGGGGGCCTTTCTCGACTCCACCCTCGACCGGGTCGCCGACTCGGCGATCTTCGGCGGGCTCGCCCTCTGGTACGCGGGGCGCGGCGACAGCCTGATGCTCTGCGCGATGGCGATCTTCTGCCTCGCCAGCGGCCAGGTGGTCTCGTACACCAAGGCGCGCGGCGAGGCCATCGGGCTGCCGGTGGATGTCAACGGCCTGGTGGAGCGCGCCGAGCGGCTGGTCATCACGCTGGTCGCCTGCGGCTTGTCGGGTCTGCACGTCTTCGGGGTGCCCGGCGTCGAGATTCTGCTGCCGATCGCCCTGTGGGTCGTCGGTATCGGCAGCGCCGTCACCCTCGGCCAGCGTGTGGTGACGGTACGACGGGAGTCGGCCGAGGCCGATGCCATGGCACAAGGGGGAAACAGCGCATGA
- a CDS encoding elongation factor G-like protein EF-G2 — MSEKSSTHPGAAGRASTAGQPTALRNVVLVGHSGSGKTTLVEALALASGAVNRAGRVEDGGCLSDYDEIEHRQQRSVQLSLVPVDWGGVKINILDTPGYADFVGELRAGLRAADAALFVVSAADGVAGATRMVWDECAAVGMPRALVITHLEASRSDFDEMTERCRASFGGEDPDAVVPLYLPLYGTPGADGHAPVHGLIGLLTQRVFDYSSGERTERAPKEDELPQIEAARNRLIEAIIAESEDESLMDRYLGGEEIDVKTLIGDLETAVARGTFHPVLAAAPAAEGSKQGLGTVELLELISGGFPTPAERETPTVTSPDGDPRPALSCDPDGPLAAEVVKTSSDPYVGRISLIRVFSGTLRPDETVHVSGHGLEDRGHEDHDVDERVGALSTPFGKQQRPLSKAIAGDLACVAKLTRAETGDTLSGKGSPLLMEPWTMPDPLLPVAIQAHSKADEDKLSQGLARLVAEDPTMRLEHNQDTHQVVLWCLGEAHVDVALERLRARYGVQVDAVAHKVSLRETFGAPAAGRGRHVKQSGGHGQFAICEIQVEPLPGGSGIEFVDKVVGGAVPRQFIPSVEKGVRAQAARGVAAGHPLVDIRVTLLDGKAHSVDSSDAAFQMAGALALREAAGEVRIELLEPVSEVSVMVPDDFVGQVMSDLSGRRGRVVGTEQSGSGRTVVRAEVPEIEIDRYAIDLRSLSHGAGRFSRAHLRHEPMPQQLADKWREQAENGA; from the coding sequence ATGAGCGAGAAATCGAGTACACACCCGGGAGCCGCCGGCAGGGCATCAACGGCCGGCCAGCCCACGGCCCTGCGGAATGTGGTGCTGGTCGGCCACTCCGGATCGGGAAAAACCACCCTGGTCGAGGCCCTCGCGCTGGCATCCGGCGCGGTCAACCGGGCGGGCCGGGTCGAGGACGGCGGCTGTCTGTCCGATTACGACGAGATCGAGCACCGCCAGCAACGCTCCGTACAGCTCTCCCTGGTCCCGGTCGACTGGGGCGGAGTCAAGATCAATATCTTGGACACCCCCGGATACGCCGATTTCGTCGGGGAACTCAGGGCCGGTCTGCGCGCTGCGGACGCGGCCCTTTTCGTTGTCTCGGCGGCCGACGGCGTGGCCGGCGCGACCCGGATGGTCTGGGACGAGTGCGCGGCCGTCGGCATGCCGCGCGCGCTGGTCATCACCCACCTCGAGGCGTCCCGCTCCGACTTCGACGAGATGACCGAGCGCTGCCGGGCGTCGTTCGGCGGCGAGGACCCGGACGCCGTCGTCCCCCTCTACCTTCCGCTGTACGGAACGCCGGGCGCCGACGGCCACGCCCCCGTCCACGGCCTGATCGGCCTGCTCACACAACGGGTCTTCGACTACTCCTCCGGCGAGCGCACCGAACGCGCCCCCAAGGAGGACGAGCTGCCGCAGATCGAGGCGGCCCGCAACCGCCTCATCGAGGCGATCATCGCCGAGAGCGAGGACGAGTCCTTGATGGACCGCTACCTCGGCGGCGAGGAGATCGACGTCAAGACCCTCATCGGGGACCTGGAGACGGCGGTCGCCCGCGGCACGTTCCACCCCGTGCTGGCCGCGGCCCCGGCCGCCGAGGGCTCCAAACAGGGGCTGGGCACCGTCGAACTGCTGGAGCTGATCAGCGGCGGCTTCCCGACCCCCGCGGAGCGCGAGACACCCACCGTGACCAGCCCGGACGGCGACCCGCGCCCGGCACTGAGCTGTGACCCCGACGGTCCGCTCGCGGCCGAGGTGGTCAAGACCTCCTCCGACCCGTACGTCGGCCGGATCTCCCTGATCCGCGTCTTCTCCGGCACCCTGCGCCCGGACGAGACGGTGCATGTCTCCGGCCACGGGCTGGAGGACCGGGGCCACGAGGACCATGACGTCGACGAGCGGGTCGGCGCGCTGTCCACCCCGTTCGGCAAACAGCAGCGCCCGCTGTCCAAGGCGATCGCCGGCGATCTGGCCTGTGTGGCGAAGCTGACCCGCGCCGAGACCGGGGACACCCTGTCCGGCAAGGGCAGCCCGCTGCTGATGGAGCCCTGGACGATGCCGGACCCACTGCTGCCGGTCGCCATCCAGGCACACAGCAAGGCCGACGAGGACAAGCTGTCGCAGGGCCTGGCCCGCCTCGTCGCGGAGGACCCGACGATGCGCCTGGAGCACAACCAGGACACCCATCAGGTGGTCCTGTGGTGCCTCGGCGAGGCGCATGTCGATGTCGCGCTGGAGCGGCTGCGGGCCCGCTACGGCGTCCAGGTGGACGCGGTCGCGCACAAGGTGTCGCTCCGGGAGACCTTCGGTGCGCCCGCCGCGGGCCGCGGGCGCCATGTGAAACAGTCCGGCGGCCACGGCCAGTTCGCGATCTGCGAGATCCAGGTCGAACCGCTGCCGGGCGGCTCCGGCATCGAGTTCGTGGACAAGGTCGTGGGCGGCGCGGTGCCCCGGCAGTTCATCCCGTCCGTGGAGAAGGGCGTACGCGCCCAGGCCGCGCGCGGGGTCGCCGCCGGGCATCCGCTCGTCGACATCCGCGTCACACTGCTCGACGGCAAAGCGCACTCGGTCGACTCCTCGGACGCCGCCTTCCAGATGGCGGGCGCACTGGCACTGCGCGAAGCCGCCGGCGAGGTCCGGATCGAGCTCCTCGAACCGGTGTCCGAGGTGAGCGTGATGGTTCCGGACGATTTCGTCGGCCAGGTGATGAGCGACCTCTCGGGGCGCCGTGGCCGGGTCGTGGGCACCGAACAGTCAGGCTCGGGCCGCACGGTGGTGCGCGCCGAGGTGCCCGAGATCGAGATCGACCGGTACGCCATCGATCTGCGCTCCCTCTCGCACGGCGCCGGGCGGTTCTCCCGCGCCCACCTGCGGCATGAGCCGATGCCGCAGCAGCTCGCCGACAAGTGGCGGGAACAAGCCGAGAACGGCGCATAG
- a CDS encoding YVTN family beta-propeller repeat protein, giving the protein MADRNRTHDRPSLRRHRAALLAVACALVAAGCGSGESKPAAHSPRPVERAPVEAAKPGLPGMPPLLDEHDLYAADRPGKLAPQVKDFPSRIYVPNTGSDTVTVIDPKTYKVIETIPVGVQPQHVVPSWDLKTLWVNNNRGHDLTPIDPATGKAGKPVKVHDPYNLYFTPNGKYAIVMASMDRRLVFRDPHTMEVRKTLPVGCAGVNHADFSPDGRYFIVSCEFSGELLKVDTEKMKVIGQEKLPFEGAMPQDVKISPDGRTWYVADMMADGIWVLNGDTFSRPRLMPTGKGAHGLYVSRDSRYMYVSNRGEGSVSRLDFKTGSLVGKWRIRGGGSPDMGGLSTDGKVLWLSGRYNSEVYALDTRTGKTLAKIPVGQGPHGLAVYPQPGRYSLGHTGIFR; this is encoded by the coding sequence ATGGCTGACCGGAACCGTACCCACGACCGTCCAAGCCTGCGCCGCCACCGGGCCGCCCTGCTCGCCGTGGCCTGCGCGCTGGTGGCGGCGGGCTGTGGCAGCGGCGAGAGCAAACCGGCCGCGCACAGCCCGCGGCCGGTCGAACGCGCGCCGGTCGAGGCCGCAAAGCCGGGCCTGCCGGGGATGCCGCCGCTGCTGGACGAGCATGACCTCTACGCGGCGGACCGGCCGGGCAAGCTGGCGCCGCAGGTCAAGGACTTCCCCTCGCGGATCTATGTCCCCAACACCGGCTCCGACACGGTCACTGTCATCGACCCGAAGACCTACAAGGTCATCGAGACCATTCCGGTGGGGGTGCAGCCGCAGCACGTCGTGCCGTCCTGGGATCTGAAGACGCTCTGGGTCAACAACAACCGGGGGCACGACCTCACCCCCATCGACCCCGCGACCGGCAAGGCCGGCAAGCCCGTCAAGGTCCACGACCCGTACAACCTCTACTTCACGCCCAACGGGAAGTACGCCATCGTGATGGCCTCGATGGACCGTCGGCTGGTCTTCCGCGACCCGCACACCATGGAGGTCCGCAAGACGCTGCCGGTCGGCTGCGCGGGCGTCAACCACGCCGACTTCTCGCCGGACGGGCGGTACTTCATCGTCTCCTGCGAGTTCTCCGGTGAGCTGCTCAAGGTCGACACCGAGAAGATGAAGGTCATCGGTCAGGAGAAGCTGCCGTTCGAGGGGGCGATGCCGCAGGACGTGAAGATCTCCCCGGACGGCAGGACCTGGTACGTCGCCGACATGATGGCCGACGGCATCTGGGTCCTCAACGGCGACACCTTCTCCCGGCCCAGGCTCATGCCGACCGGCAAGGGGGCCCACGGCCTCTACGTCAGCCGCGACTCGCGCTATATGTACGTCTCCAACCGCGGCGAGGGCTCCGTCTCCCGGCTCGACTTCAAGACCGGCTCGCTCGTGGGCAAGTGGCGCATCCGCGGCGGCGGCAGCCCCGACATGGGCGGACTGTCCACCGACGGCAAGGTCCTGTGGCTGTCCGGCCGCTACAACTCCGAGGTCTATGCGCTGGACACCCGTACCGGCAAGACCCTGGCCAAGATCCCCGTCGGCCAGGGCCCGCACGGACTGGCGGTCTACCCGCAGCCGGGGCGGTACTCCCTGGGGCACACGGGCATCTTCCGCTAG
- a CDS encoding polysaccharide deacetylase family protein, translating into MLRAAASAAAAGALVSGCDPHRDVDSGAVRSAGGPSPSRAGHAPPARARAARPPTRVPGLPVQIAHGPRNGRAVALTFHGRGDPKMATALLGEAERAGAKVTVLAIGDWLDEQPAMARRILDGGHELGNHTMHHRNICALPAAEAYAEISRCADRLRALTGTIGSWFRPSQARRATDLVAGLARKAGYPHVLSYDVDSLDANDPGAPAVQRTVLDAVEPGSVVSLHLGHAGTVAALPPILDGLRRRGLRAVTTTELVT; encoded by the coding sequence GTGCTGCGTGCGGCCGCCTCGGCCGCGGCCGCCGGGGCGCTGGTGTCGGGCTGCGACCCGCACCGGGATGTGGACTCCGGCGCCGTACGGTCCGCCGGCGGGCCGAGCCCCTCCCGGGCGGGCCATGCCCCGCCCGCCCGGGCCCGCGCCGCCCGTCCGCCGACCAGGGTGCCCGGCCTGCCCGTACAGATCGCACACGGGCCGCGGAACGGCCGGGCAGTCGCGCTGACCTTCCACGGCAGGGGCGACCCCAAGATGGCGACCGCCCTGCTCGGCGAGGCCGAGCGGGCCGGAGCCAAGGTCACCGTGCTCGCCATCGGCGACTGGCTCGACGAGCAGCCCGCGATGGCCCGCCGAATCCTCGACGGCGGCCATGAGCTGGGCAATCACACCATGCACCACCGCAATATCTGCGCCCTGCCGGCTGCCGAGGCATACGCCGAGATCAGCCGGTGCGCCGACCGGCTGCGCGCTCTCACCGGCACCATCGGTAGCTGGTTCCGTCCCTCGCAGGCCCGGCGGGCCACGGACCTGGTGGCCGGGCTGGCCCGCAAGGCCGGCTATCCGCATGTCCTGTCCTACGACGTGGACTCCCTCGACGCGAACGACCCCGGCGCCCCGGCCGTCCAGCGCACGGTCCTGGACGCCGTCGAACCGGGCTCGGTCGTGAGCCTCCACCTCGGGCACGCCGGCACGGTGGCCGCGCTGCCCCCGATCCTCGACGGCCTCCGCCGACGCGGTCTGCGCGCGGTGACGACAACGGAGCTAGTGACCTGA
- a CDS encoding HIT family protein: MLARMTSEPEQQIGVGTQDAFQRLWTPHRMAYIQGENKPTGPGAGDGCPFCAIPAKSDEDGLVIARGEYVYAVLNLYPYNGGHLMIVPFRHVADYTELDGPETAELAELTKHAMTALRTASGAHGFNIGMNQGTVAGAGIAAHLHQHVVPRWGGDTNFMPVVGHTKVLPQLLADTRAMLADAWPV, encoded by the coding sequence ATGCTGGCCCGTATGACAAGCGAGCCGGAGCAGCAGATCGGAGTCGGGACGCAGGACGCCTTCCAGCGCCTGTGGACGCCCCACCGGATGGCTTACATCCAGGGGGAGAACAAGCCGACCGGCCCGGGGGCCGGCGACGGCTGTCCGTTCTGCGCGATCCCCGCGAAGTCGGACGAGGACGGCCTCGTGATCGCGCGCGGCGAGTATGTCTACGCGGTGCTCAATCTGTACCCGTACAACGGCGGTCACCTCATGATCGTCCCGTTCCGCCATGTCGCCGACTACACGGAGCTGGACGGGCCGGAGACCGCGGAGCTGGCCGAGCTGACGAAGCATGCGATGACCGCGCTGCGCACCGCGTCCGGGGCGCACGGCTTCAACATCGGGATGAACCAGGGCACCGTCGCCGGCGCCGGGATCGCGGCCCATCTCCACCAGCATGTCGTCCCGCGCTGGGGCGGTGACACCAACTTCATGCCGGTGGTCGGCCACACCAAGGTGCTGCCCCAACTCCTCGCCGACACGCGGGCGATGCTCGCCGACGCCTGGCCCGTGTAG
- a CDS encoding potassium channel family protein, protein MDREQRLWDWEETAQPYLLGASLLFLTSYAVRVLVPGLSPGWQVWWELVTIVSWSFFVVEYLARLAFSNDRRHFLRTRWLDLVVTVLPLLRPLRLIDMHERMQRRRDHPRLVLEARVMAYTGLTSLLLGFAASLAVYHDERSAPGANIHTFGDAVWWASSTLTTTGYGDATPVTPRGRVIAVGLMFAGVALVGAVVGSFSSYLLRRFRQEGEK, encoded by the coding sequence GTGGACAGGGAACAGCGGCTGTGGGACTGGGAGGAAACCGCCCAGCCGTATCTCCTCGGCGCCTCGCTCCTCTTCCTCACCTCCTACGCGGTCCGGGTCCTGGTCCCCGGCCTCTCCCCCGGCTGGCAGGTCTGGTGGGAGCTGGTCACCATCGTCAGCTGGAGCTTCTTCGTCGTCGAATATCTGGCGCGGCTGGCGTTCAGCAACGACCGGCGGCACTTCCTGCGCACCCGCTGGCTGGATCTGGTCGTGACCGTACTGCCCCTGCTGCGGCCGCTGCGGCTCATCGACATGCACGAGCGGATGCAGCGGCGCAGGGACCATCCCCGGCTCGTCCTCGAAGCGCGGGTGATGGCGTACACCGGGCTCACCTCGCTGCTGCTGGGCTTCGCCGCCAGCCTGGCGGTCTACCACGACGAGCGGTCCGCCCCGGGCGCCAACATCCACACCTTCGGTGACGCGGTGTGGTGGGCCAGTTCGACCCTGACGACGACGGGGTACGGCGACGCCACCCCCGTCACGCCGCGCGGCCGGGTCATCGCGGTGGGGCTGATGTTCGCCGGGGTGGCCCTGGTGGGAGCGGTGGTGGGCTCTTTCTCCTCCTACCTGCTGCGCCGCTTCCGGCAGGAGGGCGAGAAATGA
- the thrS gene encoding threonine--tRNA ligase, with protein sequence MSDVRVTVQRDSEREERVVTTGTTAADLFQGERSVVAARVAGELKDLAYEVADGDAVEPVEITSEDGLNILRHSTAHVMAQAVQELFPEAKLGIGPPIKDGFYYDFDVETPFHPDDLKRIEKKMQEIQKRGQKFARRAVADDAAREELADEPYKLELIGLKGSAADAAEGASAEVGAGELTIYDNLDAKTGELCWKDLCRGPHLPSTRAIPAFKLMRSAAAYWRGSEKNKQLQRIYGTAWPTKDELKAHLEFLAEAEKRDHRKLGAELDLFSVPEDIGSGLAVFHPKGGIIRRVMEDYSRRRHEESGYEFVYTPHATKGKLFEKSGHLDWYADGMYPPMQLDEGVDYYLKPMNCPMHNLIFDARGRSYRELPLRLFEFGTVYRYEKSGVVHGLTRARGFTQDDAHIYCTKEQMADELDATLTFVLDLLRDYGLTDFYLELSTKDPEKFVGSDEAWEEATETLRKVAEKQGLPLVPDPGGAAFYGPKISVQTKDAIGRTWQMSTVQLDFNLPERFDLEYTSADGSKQRPVMIHRALFGSIERFFAVLLEHYAGAFPAWLAPVQATGIPIGDAHVPYLQEFAAEAKAKGLRIEVDSSSDRMQKKIRNAQKAKVPFMIIAGDEDVANGAVSFRYRDGSQKNGIPRDEAIAEILDVVERRVQV encoded by the coding sequence GTGTCAGACGTCCGTGTGACCGTCCAACGCGATTCCGAGCGGGAAGAACGCGTGGTGACCACGGGGACTACGGCCGCCGACCTCTTCCAGGGCGAGCGCAGTGTCGTGGCCGCGCGGGTGGCCGGGGAGCTGAAGGACCTGGCGTACGAGGTCGCGGACGGTGACGCGGTCGAGCCCGTCGAGATCACCTCCGAGGACGGCCTGAACATCCTCCGGCACTCCACCGCGCATGTGATGGCGCAGGCCGTGCAGGAGCTGTTCCCGGAGGCCAAGCTCGGTATCGGCCCGCCGATCAAGGACGGCTTCTACTACGACTTCGACGTCGAGACCCCGTTCCACCCCGACGATCTCAAGCGCATCGAGAAGAAGATGCAGGAGATCCAGAAGCGGGGCCAGAAGTTCGCGCGCCGTGCGGTGGCCGACGACGCCGCCCGCGAGGAGCTGGCCGACGAGCCGTACAAGCTCGAGCTGATCGGGCTCAAGGGCTCCGCCGCGGACGCCGCCGAGGGTGCGTCCGCCGAGGTCGGCGCCGGTGAGCTGACCATCTACGACAACCTCGACGCCAAGACCGGCGAGCTGTGCTGGAAGGACCTGTGCCGCGGTCCGCACCTCCCCAGCACCCGCGCCATCCCCGCGTTCAAGCTGATGCGCTCGGCCGCCGCGTACTGGCGCGGCAGCGAGAAGAACAAGCAGCTCCAGCGGATCTACGGCACCGCCTGGCCCACCAAGGACGAGCTCAAGGCGCATCTGGAGTTCCTCGCCGAGGCCGAGAAGCGCGACCACCGCAAGCTCGGTGCCGAGCTGGACCTGTTCTCCGTTCCCGAGGACATCGGCTCGGGGCTGGCGGTCTTCCACCCCAAGGGCGGCATCATCCGCCGGGTCATGGAGGACTACTCCCGCCGGCGCCACGAGGAGTCGGGCTACGAGTTCGTCTACACCCCCCACGCCACCAAGGGGAAGCTGTTCGAGAAGTCGGGCCACCTGGACTGGTACGCCGACGGCATGTACCCGCCCATGCAGCTCGACGAGGGCGTGGACTACTACCTCAAGCCCATGAACTGCCCGATGCACAACCTGATCTTCGACGCGCGCGGCCGCTCGTACCGTGAACTGCCGCTGCGCCTCTTCGAGTTCGGGACCGTGTACCGGTACGAGAAGTCCGGTGTCGTGCACGGCCTGACCCGCGCCCGCGGCTTCACCCAGGACGACGCGCACATCTACTGCACCAAGGAGCAGATGGCGGACGAGCTGGACGCCACGCTCACCTTCGTGCTCGACCTGCTGCGCGACTACGGTCTGACCGACTTCTACCTGGAGCTGTCGACCAAGGACCCGGAGAAGTTCGTCGGCTCGGACGAGGCCTGGGAGGAGGCCACCGAGACGCTGCGGAAGGTCGCCGAGAAGCAGGGGCTGCCGCTGGTCCCGGACCCGGGCGGCGCCGCGTTCTACGGGCCGAAGATCTCCGTGCAGACCAAGGACGCCATCGGCCGTACCTGGCAGATGTCGACCGTCCAGCTGGACTTCAACCTGCCGGAGCGGTTCGACCTGGAATACACCTCGGCGGACGGTTCCAAGCAGCGTCCGGTCATGATCCACCGCGCGCTGTTCGGCTCGATCGAGCGGTTCTTCGCGGTGCTGCTGGAGCACTACGCGGGGGCGTTCCCGGCGTGGCTGGCGCCGGTCCAGGCGACCGGGATCCCGATCGGCGACGCGCATGTCCCGTACCTCCAGGAGTTCGCGGCCGAGGCGAAGGCCAAGGGACTGCGGATCGAGGTGGACTCCTCCTCGGACCGGATGCAGAAGAAGATCAGGAACGCCCAGAAGGCCAAGGTCCCGTTCATGATCATCGCCGGTGACGAGGACGTGGCCAACGGCGCGGTCTCCTTCCGTTACCGCGACGGGTCGCAGAAGAACGGCATCCCGCGCGATGAGGCGATCGCCGAGATCCTCGACGTCGTGGAGCGCCGCGTCCAGGTGTGA